The Candidatus Cybelea sp. genome window below encodes:
- a CDS encoding SUMF1/EgtB/PvdO family nonheme iron enzyme gives MITTPDIDRAGMLARYRENRKRSARLFGLVHEDAFYDRPIPLRHPFAFYEGHIPAFSYFTLNERSLGAPALNAAFERLFERGIDPGSRDEARRHARSDWPARDAVAAFGVQCDTAVERALHSGAIDDPSNPRLVRAQAAWTILEHEEMHHETLLYIIHQLEPGRKQRIAQEHRDHADPRSPLIRVEQGTATLGARPGEIPFGWDNEFGRTTVDVAGFDIMRYPVTNGAWLRFVAEGGPAPIFWKERDGAWFLHTLFEEIPLPLSWPVYVTHRQAEAYAAWAGMRLPSEAEYHRAAYGAPDGSERAFPWGTQEPQARHGNFGMARFDPEPVDARPDGDSAWGVADLIGNGWEWTATPFGPLPGFEPMASYPQYSADFFDGRHYVMKGASPVTARTMIRRSFRNWFFDDYPYMYAKFRCVAA, from the coding sequence ATGATTACTACGCCAGATATCGACCGCGCCGGCATGCTCGCGCGGTATCGCGAAAACCGCAAGCGGAGCGCCCGGCTCTTCGGGCTCGTCCACGAGGACGCGTTTTACGATCGTCCAATCCCGCTGCGCCATCCGTTTGCGTTCTACGAAGGACACATACCGGCGTTTAGCTACTTCACGCTCAACGAACGCAGCCTCGGCGCGCCCGCCCTCAATGCCGCCTTCGAACGGCTCTTCGAGCGCGGCATCGATCCGGGCAGTCGTGACGAGGCCCGCCGTCACGCTCGAAGCGATTGGCCGGCTCGCGATGCAGTTGCTGCGTTTGGGGTGCAATGCGATACCGCGGTCGAACGTGCGCTGCACTCCGGCGCGATCGACGATCCATCGAATCCGCGGCTGGTTCGCGCGCAGGCGGCGTGGACGATCCTCGAACACGAAGAGATGCATCACGAGACGCTGCTCTACATCATCCATCAGTTGGAGCCCGGCCGCAAACAGAGAATCGCGCAGGAGCATCGCGATCACGCAGACCCGCGGTCGCCCCTCATCCGCGTCGAGCAGGGAACCGCGACGCTTGGGGCGCGGCCCGGCGAGATTCCCTTTGGCTGGGACAACGAGTTCGGCCGTACGACCGTCGACGTTGCAGGCTTCGATATTATGCGGTATCCGGTAACGAACGGAGCTTGGCTTCGTTTCGTCGCCGAGGGCGGCCCCGCGCCGATCTTTTGGAAGGAACGCGACGGCGCGTGGTTCCTTCACACGCTTTTTGAGGAGATACCCTTGCCGCTATCGTGGCCCGTCTACGTCACTCATCGGCAGGCCGAAGCCTACGCTGCTTGGGCGGGGATGCGCCTCCCGAGCGAAGCCGAGTACCATCGCGCCGCCTACGGCGCGCCCGACGGCAGCGAACGCGCCTTCCCGTGGGGAACGCAAGAACCGCAGGCTCGGCACGGCAACTTCGGGATGGCGCGCTTCGACCCCGAACCCGTCGACGCTCGCCCGGACGGCGACAGCGCCTGGGGCGTCGCCGACCTCATCGGCAACGGTTGGGAGTGGACCGCAACACCCTTTGGCCCACTGCCCGGATTCGAGCCGATGGCCTCCTATCCGCAATACTCGGCCGACTTCTTTGACGGCCGCCACTACGTGATGAAGGGCGCGAGCCCGGTGACCGCCCGCACGATGATCCGGCGAAGCTTCCGCAACTGGTTCTTCGACGACTATCCCTACATGTACGCGAAGTTCCGGTGCGTCGCGGCGTGA